The genomic window GCGATCGGGAGTTTCCAATCCGTATTTTACGAAAAGAATGGATGCTGCGGCATTGCTTTATCATCATGGGAAAATAAAAAAGATCATTGTAAGCGGAGAGAAAAGCAAAGGGTACAACGAACCTGCTGCCATGAAAAATTATCTGGTATATGAAGAAGGTGTTCCCGAAGAAATTATAATCGAAGACCCTAAAGGATTTAATACCTATAAAAGCATTTTACGCTGTAAAAATGTCTATAAAGGAAAACACGTAATTATTGTATCACAAGGCTTTCATAATCTTCGTGCTTTGTTTTTTGCAAGAAATAATAATATGAATGCATTGGGATTTGATGCTCAGGATGTCAACAAACCGGAAAGCTACTACAGAAACCAATCCAGAGAAGTTCTTGCCAGAGTGGCTGCTGTAGTGTATTATATTCTGGGAATATCTCCTGATTAGAAAGGATATCCAAAACCTATATTAAAGGTCGGTTTTAACGGATTAAATTCCTTGAATCTCCATTTGTCTCCTTCAGGTTTATTAGGGTCGTAGATTTTATAAGCAAAATCGAATCTGAGTTTAATATAAGCAATATTCACTCTTATCCCGAAACCACTTCCGATACCCACTTGTCCTAAAAATTTATTGAATTTAAACTGATCATTAAATCCATTATCTCTTAAGCTCCAAATGTTCCCGATATCCGTAAAAAGTGCTCCTTCATACATATCATTGAAAGGAACTCGATATTCGATGTTAGTCGTCAGTTTCAGATTGTCCATAACGTAAGTACGTACTTTTTCATCAACCTGTGAATCTGCTGGTCCCAATCCTCCAAAAACAGTCCATGCTCTGATATCATTTGGTCCGCCATTAATGTAAGAACGTATTACAGGCATTGAGGAAGAATTTCCGTAAGGAATCCCTATTCCCATAAATTGTCTCAGCACTAAAGTCTGATTACCTAGCTTAAAGTATTTTCTGATGTCAAAATCAAATTTTACAAACTGGGAATAAGGTACTCCGAATATTGT from Chryseobacterium camelliae includes these protein-coding regions:
- a CDS encoding SanA/YdcF family protein — translated: MRILKNIYRLFWSSVELGVLLIILANAWVFALTNGRTYTKISKIPPREIALVLGTSPKMRSGVSNPYFTKRMDAAALLYHHGKIKKIIVSGEKSKGYNEPAAMKNYLVYEEGVPEEIIIEDPKGFNTYKSILRCKNVYKGKHVIIVSQGFHNLRALFFARNNNMNALGFDAQDVNKPESYYRNQSREVLARVAAVVYYILGISPD